In Paraburkholderia flava, one genomic interval encodes:
- a CDS encoding alpha/beta hydrolase family protein, with product MSTQASYGRFQKEGWVQWPAESELSFQFARTLGGAQEGASLISECFAAASKMTPGDTESWYREWQALAKTSERRANDAFAAQRFRTASSNWLRAANYYRSSEFYLAHDDPRRLDTFDSVERCSHRYLAGLTPAGEVVRIPYENGTHLDAYFLPCAEKSIRSPVVIAFGGLDEYKDELLHEMPKHALTRGMSLLLVDMPGQGGTLRRQKLANRPDTEVPVGACVDYLLTRADIDPAKIALYGASVGGVYAARAASFEKRLVAAVSDSVMFDMSSLFEGWLATPERSIWRHLKWVFGRETIEGVVEKAKAFRLEGVIDNISIPYLVLQGTEDWLGLKTATDTYDYAKAHGVDVELKLFDPAETGAAHCQVDNPTLGQEFICDWLAAKLGIDQGAARVRVSALA from the coding sequence ATGTCGACACAAGCTTCGTACGGGCGGTTCCAGAAAGAAGGTTGGGTGCAGTGGCCGGCGGAATCCGAACTGAGTTTTCAGTTCGCGCGCACGTTGGGCGGTGCGCAGGAAGGGGCGAGCCTGATCAGCGAGTGCTTCGCGGCCGCGTCGAAGATGACGCCCGGCGACACGGAGAGCTGGTATCGCGAATGGCAGGCGCTGGCGAAGACCAGCGAACGGCGCGCGAACGACGCATTCGCAGCGCAGCGCTTTCGCACGGCATCGAGCAACTGGCTGCGCGCGGCGAACTACTACCGCTCGTCGGAGTTCTACCTTGCGCACGACGATCCGCGGCGTCTCGATACATTCGACAGCGTCGAGCGTTGTTCGCATCGCTATCTTGCCGGGTTGACGCCGGCGGGAGAGGTCGTCCGGATTCCATACGAAAACGGCACGCATCTCGATGCGTATTTTCTGCCGTGCGCGGAGAAGAGCATTCGCTCGCCGGTCGTGATCGCGTTCGGCGGGCTCGATGAATACAAGGACGAACTGCTGCACGAAATGCCCAAGCATGCGCTGACACGCGGGATGTCGCTGCTGCTGGTCGACATGCCCGGGCAGGGCGGGACGTTGCGTCGTCAGAAGCTCGCGAATCGTCCGGATACCGAGGTGCCGGTCGGCGCCTGCGTCGACTATCTGTTGACGCGCGCTGACATCGATCCCGCGAAGATCGCACTGTATGGCGCGAGTGTCGGTGGAGTGTATGCGGCGCGTGCGGCATCGTTCGAGAAGCGCCTCGTCGCGGCCGTATCCGATTCCGTGATGTTCGACATGTCGTCGCTGTTCGAGGGCTGGCTTGCTACGCCGGAGCGATCGATCTGGCGTCATCTGAAGTGGGTGTTCGGCCGCGAGACGATCGAAGGGGTGGTGGAGAAGGCAAAAGCGTTCCGTCTCGAAGGCGTGATCGACAACATCAGCATCCCTTATCTGGTCTTGCAGGGCACCGAGGACTGGCTCGGGCTGAAGACAGCGACGGACACTTACGACTACGCGAAAGCGCACGGAGTCGACGTGGAACTGAAGCTGTTCGACCCTGCGGAAACGGGTGCGGCGCATTGCCAGGTCGATAACCCGACGTTGGGTCAGGAGTTCATTTGCGACTGGCTGGCTGCGAAGCTCGGTATCGACCAGGGTGCAGCGCGCGTGCGTGTGTCGGCACTTGCGTGA
- the gudD gene encoding glucarate dehydratase yields MNASTVTPSNDTPKITELRVVPVAGRDSMLLNLSGAHAPFFTRNIVILKDSAGRTGVGEVPGGEKIRQTIDDARPLVVGQSIGSFNNVLNTVRRQFADRDAGGRGLQTFDLRTTIHAVTALEAALLDLLGQHLDVPVAALLGEGQQRERVEMLGYLFYVGDRNKTDLPYANGTDEDDWTRLRTEVALNPEAVVRLAEAAHARYGFNDFKLKGGVLAGDEEIEAVTALAERFPEARITLDPNGAWSLAEAIRLCRDQHDVLAYAEDPCGAENGYSGREVMAEFRRATGLRTATNMIATDWRQMGHAIQLQSVDIPLADPHFWTMQGSVRVAQMCNEWGLTWGSHSNNHFDISLAMFTHVAAAAPGKITAIDTHWIWQDGQRLTREPFKIVGGMVDVPPRGGLGVELDMDELAKAHELYKEHGLGARDDGIAMQYLIPNWTFDNKRPCLVR; encoded by the coding sequence ATGAACGCATCCACCGTCACGCCTTCCAACGACACGCCGAAGATCACCGAGCTGCGCGTCGTCCCCGTCGCCGGCCGCGACAGCATGCTGCTGAATCTGAGCGGTGCCCACGCGCCGTTCTTCACACGCAACATCGTGATCCTGAAGGACAGCGCCGGACGCACCGGCGTCGGCGAAGTGCCGGGCGGCGAAAAGATCCGTCAGACGATCGACGATGCGCGTCCGCTTGTGGTCGGCCAGTCGATCGGCAGTTTCAACAACGTGCTGAACACCGTGCGCCGGCAATTCGCCGATCGCGACGCGGGCGGCCGCGGCCTGCAGACCTTCGACCTGCGCACGACGATTCACGCAGTGACCGCGCTCGAAGCGGCGCTGCTCGACCTGCTCGGCCAGCACCTCGACGTGCCGGTCGCCGCACTGCTCGGCGAAGGGCAGCAGCGCGAGCGCGTCGAGATGCTCGGCTACCTGTTCTATGTCGGCGATCGCAACAAGACCGACCTGCCGTACGCAAACGGCACCGACGAAGACGACTGGACGCGTCTGCGTACCGAAGTCGCGCTGAATCCCGAAGCGGTCGTCCGTCTCGCGGAAGCCGCGCATGCGCGCTATGGTTTCAACGACTTCAAGCTGAAGGGCGGCGTGCTCGCCGGCGACGAAGAAATCGAAGCGGTCACCGCGCTCGCCGAACGTTTCCCGGAAGCACGCATCACGCTCGATCCGAACGGCGCGTGGTCGCTCGCCGAAGCGATCCGCCTGTGCCGCGATCAGCACGACGTGCTCGCGTACGCGGAAGATCCGTGCGGCGCGGAGAACGGCTACTCGGGCCGCGAAGTGATGGCGGAATTCCGCCGGGCGACCGGCCTGCGCACAGCGACCAACATGATCGCAACCGACTGGCGTCAGATGGGTCACGCGATCCAGTTGCAGTCGGTCGACATTCCGCTCGCCGATCCGCACTTCTGGACCATGCAGGGCTCGGTGCGCGTCGCACAGATGTGCAACGAGTGGGGCCTCACGTGGGGCTCGCATTCGAACAACCACTTCGACATCTCGCTCGCGATGTTCACGCATGTTGCGGCTGCGGCGCCGGGCAAGATCACCGCGATCGATACGCACTGGATCTGGCAGGACGGTCAGCGTCTCACGCGCGAGCCGTTCAAGATTGTCGGCGGGATGGTCGACGTGCCGCCGCGCGGCGGCCTCGGTGTCGAGCTCGATATGGACGAGTTGGCCAAGGCGCACGAGCTGTATAAAGAACACGGCCTCGGTGCGCGCGACGACGGTATCGCGATGCAGTACCTGATCCCGAACTGGACGTTCGACAACAAGCGGCCTTGTCTCGTGCGTTGA
- a CDS encoding aldehyde dehydrogenase (NADP(+)) — protein sequence MSDLSPASLTGEMLIGGSAVRGSGAPLRALNPATDAPIDTPAFHSGTREDVARACSLAAAAFDDYRAASLETRARLLETIADGIAALGDALIERAHAESGLPKTRLEGERGRTVGQLKLFASLVRDGRWLDATLDPALPDRKPLPRADLRKQNVPLGPVAVFGASNFPLAFSVAGGDTASALAAGCPVVVKAHRAHLGTSEMVGRVVQRAVAQCGLPEGVFSMIVGAGNEVGEALVAHPAIKAVGFTGSRNGGLALVRTAAARPEPIPVYAEMSSINPFFVLPAALAARGDAIARGFVDSLSLGAGQFCTNPGLVIALEGDALNAFISASRDALAGKPAQTMLTSGIHAAYCDGIGHLRELNGVSLAAEGPAAAGPNQAQGALFVCEAETFLDTAALGDEVFGPAATVIRCRDEATLLRVAEHLQGQLTATLHLDVANAGDASLARRLLPVLERKAGRILANGYPTGVEVCHAMVHGGPFPATSDSRATSVGSTAIERFLRPVCYQDLPAELLPLSLRDENPLELWRLHDGALAKR from the coding sequence ATGTCCGACTTGTCCCCTGCTTCGCTGACCGGCGAAATGCTGATCGGCGGCTCGGCGGTGCGCGGCAGCGGCGCACCGCTGCGTGCGCTGAATCCCGCCACCGACGCCCCGATCGACACCCCCGCGTTCCACAGCGGCACACGCGAAGACGTCGCGCGCGCCTGCTCGCTCGCCGCCGCCGCATTCGACGACTACCGCGCCGCGTCGCTCGAGACGCGCGCCCGTCTGCTCGAAACGATCGCCGACGGCATCGCCGCACTCGGCGACGCGCTGATCGAACGCGCGCATGCGGAAAGCGGTTTGCCGAAGACACGGCTCGAAGGCGAGCGCGGTCGCACGGTCGGTCAGCTGAAACTGTTTGCGTCGCTCGTGCGCGACGGCCGCTGGCTCGACGCAACGCTCGACCCGGCACTGCCCGATCGCAAGCCGCTGCCGCGTGCCGATCTGCGCAAGCAGAACGTGCCGCTCGGTCCGGTGGCCGTGTTCGGTGCGAGCAATTTTCCGCTCGCGTTTTCGGTGGCCGGCGGCGATACCGCATCGGCGCTGGCGGCAGGTTGTCCGGTGGTCGTGAAGGCGCATCGCGCGCACCTCGGCACGTCGGAGATGGTCGGTCGCGTCGTGCAGCGTGCGGTCGCGCAATGCGGCTTGCCGGAAGGCGTGTTCTCGATGATCGTCGGTGCAGGCAACGAGGTCGGTGAGGCACTGGTCGCGCATCCGGCGATCAAGGCAGTCGGCTTCACGGGCTCGCGCAACGGCGGCCTCGCGCTGGTTCGCACCGCGGCTGCACGGCCGGAGCCGATCCCCGTGTACGCGGAAATGAGCAGCATCAATCCGTTCTTCGTGTTGCCCGCTGCGCTCGCCGCACGCGGCGACGCGATCGCGCGCGGCTTCGTGGATTCGCTGTCGCTGGGTGCTGGCCAGTTCTGCACGAACCCCGGCCTCGTGATCGCGCTCGAAGGCGATGCATTGAACGCGTTCATCTCGGCGTCGCGTGACGCGCTCGCCGGCAAACCCGCGCAGACGATGCTCACGTCCGGCATTCACGCGGCGTATTGCGACGGCATCGGGCATCTGCGGGAATTGAACGGCGTGTCGCTGGCAGCAGAAGGACCGGCCGCCGCTGGACCGAACCAGGCGCAAGGTGCGCTGTTCGTGTGCGAAGCCGAGACGTTCCTCGACACAGCCGCACTCGGAGACGAAGTGTTCGGCCCGGCAGCGACGGTGATCCGTTGCCGCGACGAAGCGACGCTGCTGCGTGTCGCCGAACATCTGCAGGGACAGTTGACCGCGACGCTGCATCTCGACGTCGCGAATGCCGGCGATGCCTCACTCGCCCGCCGTCTGCTGCCGGTTCTCGAACGCAAGGCAGGACGGATTCTCGCGAACGGTTATCCGACCGGCGTCGAGGTCTGCCACGCGATGGTTCACGGCGGCCCGTTCCCGGCCACGTCGGACAGCCGCGCGACCTCCGTCGGATCGACCGCGATCGAGCGGTTCCTGCGACCGGTCTGCTATCAGGATCTGCCTGCGGAACTGCTGCCGCTGTCGCTGCGCGACGAGAATCCGCTGGAGTTGTGGCGCCTGCACGATGGCGCACTGGCGAAGCGCTAA
- the dnaQ gene encoding DNA polymerase III subunit epsilon has protein sequence MRQIILDTETTGLNARTGDRIIEIGCVELVNRRLTGNNLHFYVNPERDSDPGALAVHGLTTEFLSDKPKFAEIAAPLRDFIAGAELIIHNAPFDIGFLDVEFALLGLPPVGTQCGEVIDTLVRAKSMFPGKRNSLDALCDRFGISNAHRTLHGALLDSELLAEVYLAMTRGQESLVIDMIGESTTRSDTNAPRVALDALDLPVIAATADETAAHQEVLDGLDKAVKGSSVWRLVPAEPAANEQPA, from the coding sequence ATGCGTCAAATCATCCTCGATACCGAAACGACCGGCCTGAATGCACGCACCGGCGACCGCATCATCGAAATCGGCTGCGTCGAACTGGTGAACCGCCGGCTCACAGGTAACAACCTGCACTTCTACGTGAACCCCGAACGCGACAGCGATCCGGGCGCGCTCGCGGTGCACGGCCTGACCACCGAGTTCCTGAGCGACAAGCCGAAGTTCGCGGAGATCGCCGCACCGCTGCGCGATTTCATCGCCGGTGCCGAGCTGATCATTCACAACGCGCCGTTCGACATCGGCTTCCTCGATGTGGAGTTCGCGTTGCTCGGGTTGCCGCCGGTCGGCACGCAATGCGGCGAAGTGATCGACACGCTGGTCCGCGCGAAATCGATGTTCCCCGGCAAGCGCAATTCGCTCGACGCACTGTGCGATCGCTTCGGCATCAGCAACGCGCACCGCACATTGCACGGCGCACTACTCGACTCGGAGTTGCTCGCCGAGGTGTACCTCGCGATGACGCGCGGCCAGGAAAGTCTCGTCATCGACATGATCGGCGAGAGCACGACCCGCAGCGATACGAACGCACCGCGCGTCGCACTCGATGCGCTCGACCTGCCGGTCATCGCCGCGACCGCGGACGAGACTGCCGCGCATCAAGAGGTACTCGACGGTCTCGACAAGGCAGTCAAGGGATCGAGCGTGTGGCGGCTCGTCCCCGCCGAGCCCGCCGCGAATGAACAGCCGGCTTAA
- a CDS encoding phytoene/squalene synthase family protein, translating into MTQASRELLLGPLLKRVSRSFYLTLAVLPAGMRDPIGLAYLLARAADTIADTSLLPPARRLECLLSLREQVMGTPDEAALRTLATEVAGQQTDSGEKTLLESLGPALAILAQFDETDRAAVRGIVTTLSKGMEFDLVTFPDETSGQLVALPDDAALDRYTYMVAGCVGEFWTTMTVVHQPRTLKRNADEMTALGIRFGKALQLTNVLRDGAKDLRIGRCYLPADRLADARISPTDLLGENASRIARPVMRDLVRIALAHYRAAIDYTFAIRPTAMRLRLACIWPIAIGLMTLRLLVANDAWLVPGRESKVRREEIYKVIAWSVPRSLSNRLLGRWFDRLIGEIERGL; encoded by the coding sequence ATGACCCAAGCTTCCCGCGAGCTTCTGCTCGGCCCGCTGCTGAAAAGAGTATCGCGCTCGTTTTATCTGACGCTTGCCGTGCTGCCTGCCGGCATGCGCGATCCGATTGGCCTGGCTTACCTGCTCGCACGAGCCGCCGATACGATCGCCGACACGTCGCTGCTGCCGCCGGCCCGTCGGCTCGAATGTCTGTTGTCGCTGCGCGAGCAGGTGATGGGTACGCCCGACGAGGCCGCGCTGCGCACGCTCGCGACCGAGGTCGCGGGTCAGCAGACCGATTCCGGCGAGAAGACGCTGCTCGAATCGCTCGGACCGGCGCTCGCGATTCTTGCCCAGTTCGACGAGACGGATCGCGCTGCGGTGCGCGGCATCGTGACGACGTTGAGCAAGGGGATGGAATTCGATCTCGTCACGTTTCCGGATGAGACATCGGGGCAACTGGTTGCATTGCCCGACGATGCCGCGCTTGATCGCTACACCTACATGGTCGCGGGCTGCGTCGGCGAATTCTGGACGACGATGACGGTCGTCCATCAGCCGCGCACGCTGAAGCGCAACGCCGACGAAATGACAGCGCTCGGCATCCGTTTCGGCAAGGCGCTGCAACTGACGAACGTGCTGCGGGACGGCGCGAAGGATCTGCGGATCGGACGCTGCTATCTGCCCGCCGATCGACTTGCTGATGCACGGATCTCGCCGACCGATCTGCTCGGCGAAAACGCATCGCGTATTGCGCGGCCCGTGATGCGCGATCTCGTCCGTATCGCACTCGCGCACTATCGCGCGGCGATCGACTACACGTTTGCGATCCGGCCGACTGCGATGCGGCTGCGCCTCGCGTGTATCTGGCCGATAGCGATCGGTCTGATGACGTTGCGGTTGCTCGTCGCGAACGACGCGTGGCTCGTGCCTGGGCGTGAGTCGAAAGTGCGGCGTGAGGAAATCTATAAGGTCATCGCGTGGTCGGTGCCGCGTTCGTTGTCGAACCGGCTGCTGGGGCGATGGTTTGACCGGTTGATCGGGGAGATTGAGCGAGGGCTTTGA
- a CDS encoding helix-turn-helix domain-containing protein, giving the protein MNRKSRVASILATLPAPAARKPSSRIPADAIGQRLRHLRKSRDLSLTDASRLTGVPEATLSRIETNKMSPTFGMLYKIVEGLGFDWQDMLVAPSRAPSAVSISRLDDIAFTRLADIPYSYSLLHRGNTGGLMPLLMRVHATSVEDAGGLAGHAGMEFCYVLSGSLELSFEGKEPATLTAGESVLFGSATPHAYFTQQPDETEILVVLMGRDPTLRF; this is encoded by the coding sequence ATGAACAGAAAATCGCGTGTCGCGTCGATTCTCGCGACGCTACCGGCTCCGGCCGCCAGAAAGCCTTCGTCGCGGATCCCCGCCGACGCGATCGGCCAGCGCCTGCGGCACCTGCGCAAATCGAGAGATCTGTCGCTGACGGATGCCAGCCGGCTGACGGGCGTGCCGGAAGCCACGCTGTCGCGGATCGAAACGAACAAGATGTCGCCGACGTTCGGGATGCTCTACAAGATCGTCGAGGGACTCGGCTTCGACTGGCAGGACATGCTCGTTGCGCCGTCGCGGGCGCCTTCGGCGGTCAGCATCTCGCGTCTCGACGACATTGCGTTCACCCGTCTCGCCGATATCCCCTACAGCTACTCACTACTGCATAGGGGAAATACCGGCGGCCTGATGCCACTGCTGATGCGCGTTCATGCCACCAGCGTGGAGGACGCGGGCGGACTCGCCGGACATGCCGGCATGGAGTTCTGCTACGTGCTGTCGGGAAGCCTCGAACTGAGCTTCGAGGGAAAGGAGCCGGCTACGCTGACGGCCGGGGAAAGCGTGCTCTTCGGCAGCGCGACGCCACACGCATATTTCACGCAGCAACCCGACGAAACCGAGATCCTCGTGGTCCTGATGGGTCGCGACCCGACGCTGCGTTTCTAA
- a CDS encoding 2-hydroxy-3-oxopropionate reductase codes for MAKIGFIGLGIMGAPMARNLQAGGHTLFAYKRGGVLPAELKDGGATSCASPKEVAQQADVIITMLPDTPDVEAVLFGDNGIAAGLSAGKTVIDMSSIAPLQTKDFAAKIAALGCDYLDAPVSGGEVGAKAASLTIMVGGGETAFERVKPLFELMGKNITLIGDVGAGQTCKVANQIIVALTIEAVGEALLFASKAGADPARVRAALMGGFASSRILEVHGERMIKRTFDPGFRIELHRKDLGLALEGAKALGVPLPHTASCQQLFNLCSANDAGQLDHSALVKALELMANHTVA; via the coding sequence ATGGCAAAGATCGGCTTTATCGGACTCGGCATCATGGGCGCACCGATGGCGCGCAATCTGCAGGCAGGCGGCCACACGCTGTTCGCGTACAAGCGCGGCGGCGTATTGCCCGCTGAACTGAAAGACGGCGGCGCAACGTCGTGTGCGTCGCCGAAGGAAGTCGCCCAGCAGGCCGACGTCATCATCACGATGCTGCCCGACACGCCCGATGTCGAAGCCGTGCTGTTTGGCGACAACGGCATCGCCGCAGGCTTAAGCGCAGGCAAGACCGTGATCGACATGAGCTCGATCGCGCCGCTGCAAACGAAGGACTTCGCCGCGAAGATCGCGGCGCTCGGTTGCGACTATCTCGATGCGCCGGTGTCGGGCGGCGAAGTCGGCGCAAAGGCCGCATCGCTGACGATCATGGTCGGCGGCGGCGAAACCGCGTTCGAGCGCGTGAAGCCGCTGTTCGAACTGATGGGCAAGAACATCACGCTCATCGGCGACGTCGGTGCCGGGCAGACCTGCAAGGTCGCGAACCAGATCATCGTCGCGCTGACGATCGAAGCGGTCGGCGAGGCGTTGCTGTTCGCGTCGAAAGCAGGCGCGGACCCGGCGCGCGTGCGCGCGGCGTTGATGGGCGGATTCGCGTCGTCGCGGATTCTCGAAGTACATGGCGAGCGGATGATCAAGCGCACGTTCGACCCGGGCTTCCGGATCGAACTGCATCGCAAGGATCTCGGGCTCGCGCTCGAAGGCGCGAAAGCGCTCGGCGTGCCGTTGCCGCACACCGCGAGCTGTCAGCAGCTGTTCAACCTGTGCAGCGCCAATGACGCCGGCCAGCTCGACCACTCGGCGCTCGTTAAAGCACTCGAGTTGATGGCCAATCACACGGTCGCCTGA
- a CDS encoding DUF6697 family protein — MFQTGREYSREDIHRITGGCKQAFLPVKDGKVVAARLRPDLNPHAPDAIVCDGSAASRAAGRRLARQTDPIPVFMRTATDRFKYVGDYVVVESLTAPVDYAPYVQNSSFTIGQISRVLRMKRC; from the coding sequence ATGTTTCAGACAGGACGCGAGTATTCGCGCGAAGACATTCACAGGATCACCGGCGGTTGCAAGCAAGCGTTCTTGCCCGTCAAGGACGGCAAGGTCGTTGCCGCCCGACTCAGACCGGATCTGAACCCGCATGCACCCGATGCGATCGTCTGCGACGGCAGCGCCGCCTCGCGAGCAGCCGGACGACGGCTGGCGCGCCAGACCGATCCCATCCCGGTGTTCATGCGCACGGCGACGGATCGCTTCAAGTATGTCGGTGACTACGTCGTCGTCGAGTCACTGACCGCGCCGGTCGATTACGCACCGTATGTGCAGAACAGCAGTTTCACGATCGGACAGATTTCGCGTGTGCTGCGGATGAAGCGCTGTTGA
- a CDS encoding MFS transporter — MTEPITREQPLDTTAPPLRRATKVRYLIVFMLFFVTTLNYADRATLSITGTAMQRSLGLSPVSMGYIFSAFAWAYVIAQLPGGWLLDRFGSKRTYAVSIFVWSILTMMQGWVAGLTVAAAVATLFVLRFLIGFAEAPAFPGNSRLVSTWFPTAERGTASAIFNSAQYFATVMFAPLMGWITHAFGWPHVFTVMGIIGVLIAALWLKTVYTPREHPLANELEIQYIEAGGGLVDLDRRRDANRSVSPKATPQVRTGACIREMLKSRMLLGVFIGQYCITTLTYFFLTWFPIYLVQERHMSILKAGFVAAIPAICGFLGGVLGGVISDALLRRGHSTTFARKVPIVAGMLLSTCMIACNYVDAQWIVVGIMALAFFGKGIGALGWAVVADTAPKQASGLCGALFNTFGNTAGITTPIVIGYLVQGTGSFAAALVFVGANALIAIACYLFVVGEIKRVELKDSLLPA; from the coding sequence ATGACCGAACCGATTACACGCGAACAGCCGCTCGACACAACCGCCCCGCCACTGCGCCGCGCGACGAAAGTCCGTTACCTGATCGTGTTCATGCTGTTCTTCGTGACCACGCTGAATTACGCGGATCGCGCGACGCTGTCGATCACCGGCACCGCGATGCAACGCTCGCTCGGCCTCTCGCCGGTCTCGATGGGCTACATTTTCTCCGCGTTCGCGTGGGCCTATGTGATCGCTCAGTTGCCCGGCGGCTGGCTGCTCGACCGCTTCGGCTCAAAGCGCACGTACGCGGTCAGCATCTTCGTGTGGTCGATTCTCACGATGATGCAGGGCTGGGTCGCCGGCCTCACCGTGGCCGCAGCCGTCGCCACGCTGTTCGTGCTGCGCTTTCTGATCGGTTTCGCCGAAGCGCCCGCCTTTCCGGGCAACAGCCGCCTCGTGTCCACCTGGTTTCCGACCGCTGAGCGCGGCACCGCATCGGCGATCTTCAATTCGGCGCAGTACTTCGCGACGGTGATGTTCGCGCCGCTGATGGGCTGGATCACGCACGCGTTCGGCTGGCCGCACGTGTTCACCGTGATGGGCATCATCGGCGTGCTGATCGCGGCACTGTGGCTGAAAACCGTCTATACGCCGAGAGAACATCCGCTCGCGAACGAACTCGAAATCCAGTACATCGAAGCAGGCGGCGGCCTCGTCGATCTCGACCGCCGACGAGACGCAAACCGCAGCGTAAGCCCCAAGGCCACGCCGCAGGTCAGAACCGGCGCGTGCATCCGCGAGATGCTGAAAAGCCGCATGCTGCTCGGCGTATTCATCGGCCAGTACTGCATCACGACGCTCACCTATTTCTTTCTCACGTGGTTTCCGATCTACCTCGTGCAGGAACGTCACATGTCGATCCTGAAGGCCGGTTTCGTCGCGGCCATTCCGGCGATCTGCGGTTTTCTCGGCGGCGTGCTCGGCGGTGTGATCTCCGATGCGCTACTGCGTCGCGGCCACTCGACCACGTTCGCGCGCAAGGTGCCGATCGTCGCCGGCATGTTGCTGTCGACCTGCATGATCGCGTGCAACTACGTCGACGCGCAGTGGATCGTCGTCGGCATCATGGCGCTCGCGTTCTTCGGCAAGGGTATCGGCGCGCTCGGCTGGGCCGTCGTCGCGGATACCGCGCCGAAACAGGCGAGCGGTCTGTGCGGCGCGCTGTTCAACACGTTCGGCAACACCGCTGGCATCACGACGCCGATCGTCATCGGCTACCTTGTGCAAGGCACCGGTTCGTTCGCCGCCGCGCTCGTGTTCGTCGGCGCGAATGCGCTGATCGCGATCGCGTGCTATCTGTTCGTCGTCGGCGAGATCAAGCGCGTCGAACTCAAGGACTCTTTGCTCCCGGCTTAA
- a CDS encoding FadR/GntR family transcriptional regulator, translating to MSVPTLPAAPRRRARSLAQEVVDALTAQIEAGALRPGDKLPTETEVMVAQGVSRTVVREAISRMQASGLVETRHGIGSFVLDRVHSSVGIDPATITTIRDVLAILEVRISLESECASLAAQRVTEDDLVTLQRSLDAIAAAARAGSDTVALDYQFHLQIARITGNRYFVDIMSQLGATLIPRARVNSARIAGDDAEHYMARLAHEHDDIYEAIARRDPEAARAAIRTHLTKSRERLRRANEAAEGSKAGD from the coding sequence ATGTCTGTGCCCACCCTACCCGCCGCGCCGCGCCGCCGTGCACGCAGTCTCGCGCAAGAGGTCGTCGATGCGCTCACTGCGCAAATCGAAGCCGGCGCGCTGCGGCCCGGCGACAAGCTGCCGACCGAAACCGAAGTGATGGTCGCGCAGGGCGTGAGCCGCACGGTGGTGCGCGAGGCGATCTCGCGGATGCAGGCGAGCGGCCTCGTCGAAACGCGGCACGGCATTGGCAGTTTCGTGCTGGACCGCGTGCATAGTTCAGTTGGTATCGACCCGGCGACGATCACGACGATCCGCGACGTGCTCGCGATTCTCGAAGTGCGGATCAGCCTCGAAAGCGAATGCGCAAGTCTCGCTGCGCAGCGCGTAACCGAGGACGATCTGGTCACGCTGCAACGCTCGCTCGATGCAATTGCCGCAGCGGCAAGAGCCGGCAGCGACACCGTCGCGCTCGACTACCAGTTTCATCTGCAGATCGCACGCATCACCGGCAACCGTTATTTCGTCGACATCATGTCGCAGCTCGGCGCTACGCTGATTCCGCGAGCGCGCGTCAATTCCGCGCGGATCGCCGGCGACGATGCGGAGCACTACATGGCGCGACTCGCGCACGAACACGACGACATCTACGAAGCGATCGCACGACGCGATCCGGAGGCGGCGCGTGCCGCGATCCGCACGCATTTGACGAAAAGCCGCGAGCGGCTGCGTCGTGCGAACGAGGCGGCAGAGGGCAGCAAAGCAGGCGACTAA
- a CDS encoding DUF2214 family protein: MLIRWLLAAIHLLAYGFALASILRRSVALRHCSTPAGLPPVFHADSGWGISALVLIVTGAMRAFGGYEKGTEYYLHEPLFHLKMTALVLILLLEIAPMIGLIRWRIVLKKGGTPDLSRAKRYAGIGVVQAVLLVLMVFAASGMARGIGLPADAV, from the coding sequence ATGCTGATTCGCTGGTTGCTTGCCGCTATCCATCTGCTCGCCTACGGCTTCGCTCTCGCGTCGATCCTTCGACGTAGCGTCGCGCTTCGCCACTGTTCAACGCCCGCCGGTCTACCGCCCGTTTTTCATGCGGACAGCGGTTGGGGTATCTCGGCGCTTGTGTTGATCGTGACCGGTGCGATGCGTGCGTTCGGCGGTTATGAGAAGGGCACGGAGTACTACCTGCACGAACCGCTCTTTCACCTGAAGATGACCGCGCTGGTGCTGATCCTGTTGCTGGAAATCGCGCCGATGATCGGCTTGATCCGCTGGCGCATCGTGTTGAAGAAGGGCGGCACGCCCGACCTCAGCCGCGCGAAACGGTATGCGGGTATCGGTGTGGTGCAGGCGGTGCTGCTGGTGCTGATGGTGTTTGCTGCCAGCGGAATGGCGCGTGGGATTGGGCTGCCTGCTGACGCGGTATAG